One window of Salvelinus fontinalis isolate EN_2023a chromosome 19, ASM2944872v1, whole genome shotgun sequence genomic DNA carries:
- the LOC129816112 gene encoding piggyBac transposable element-derived protein 3-like: MDVFLLMYPPTLREITIEMSNLYSTQTKDKQLYLSMDELLTFYGILITSGYSSVPRRHMYWSLDSDVHNERISDSMRRNRFDEIMASVHVVDNTKITDNPFFKVRPIFSELNQSYKVMPFQEWLSVDESMIRYYGRHGCKQFIRGKPIRFGYKLWSLASSSGYMYHMEPYGGSHTLLPETGLGQGPSVVLGLAEQSQVPQGCKFLHDNLFTSLALLDEMTKRGYGSSGTMRQNRLFDVPFKPQKDFMKLPRGTSEVLTQGDKLLVRWKDNNIVTVATNVEEKYSETSVKRWNKERRAFVKVPQPKCINRYNEHMGGVEPHNLQVSRYHISIRSKKWWWPIFAWSLNSALVNSHFF, encoded by the coding sequence ATGGATGTTTTCCTACTAATGTATCCACCCACCCTAAGAGAGATCACCATTGAAATGTCCAACCTCTACTCCACCCAGACCAAGGACAAGCAACTGTATCTGAGTATGGATGAGCTCCTTACATTCTATGGGATCCTTATCACATCTGGGTACAGCTCTGTTCCAAGAAGacacatgtactggtcacttgaCAGTGATGTACACAATGAAAGGATTTCAGATTCAATGCGGAGAAATCGCTTTGATGAAATAATGGCCTCAGTTCATGTGGTTGACAACACAAAGATCACTGACAACCCATTTTTTAAGGTTAGGCCCATCTTCTCTGAGCTCAATCAGTCATACAAAGTCATGCCATTTCAGGAATGGCTGTCAGTGGATGAGAGCATGATCCGATACTATGGCCGACATGGATGTAAGCAATTCATTAGAGGTAAACCAATCCGTTTTGGTTACAAGCTATGGAGCCTTGCCTCATCCAGTGGTTACATGTATCACATGGAGCCATATGGTGGATCCCACACACTCCTCCCTGAGACTGGGCTGGGTCAGGGACCCAGTGTCGTTCTCGGTCTTGCAGAGCAATCTCAGGTGCCTCAAGGTTGCAAGTTCCTTCATGACAACCTCTTCACTTCGCTTGCACTCCTCGATGAAATGACAAAAAGAGGATATGGGAGCTCTGGAACGATGAGGCAGAATCGTCTGTTTGATGTCCCATTCAAGCCACAGAAGGACTTCATGAAGTTACCCCGGGGAACCTCTGAGGTTCTGACCCAAGGAGACAAGTTGCTGGTCCGTTGGAAAGACAATAACATTGTCACAGTGGCAACAAACGTGGAGGAGAAATACAGTGAGACCTCTGTCAAGAGATGGAACAAGGAGCGACGTGCCTTTGTCAAAGTCCCACAACCAAAATGCATCAACCGATACAATGAGCACATGGGTGGTGTTGAACCTCACAACCTACAGGTTTCAAGATACCATATCTCGATCAGGTCTAAGAAGTGGTGGTGGCCCATCTTTGCATGGTCTCTCAACAGTGCACTCGTAAACAGCCATTTCTTTTAA